TCAGTCTGATTTTCAGATATGGCAATCGGTGTATTCAATTTCAATGTCACACCATTATTTGTATGTCTATcttattgtaattttaaataggcttaattagtaaaatagtcccttaaagatatttttggtttcagattggtcccttaaagaaaaaaaggtccaaataggtccttaaagaaaaaaaggtctgaataggtcccttaaagacatattcgttaatcaatttggtcctattcagacctctttttagggaccaaactgattaacggagatgtctttaagggacctattcggacctttttttctttaagggacctattcagacctttttttctttaagggaccaatgtgaaaccaaaaatatctttaagggatcgttttactaattaagccttttaaatatattaatacacCGAAAGCATATAGTATTACTTACGTAAGGGGAATTATTTTGACTTATCCGTAGTAGGGGGAATATGACCTCTATAAAGTATAAGAGAAATGTTATTTAGACACAACTTTTGAAACAACGTATGTGTTTTTGTTACGAAAGCTAAAGTCAAAGGCAAAATAAGTAAACCGTTAAATatttcttgaaattttaaaatttgttaaatatttCCTTGAagtttggaaataggcaaacaCCCtcctgaaattataaaaaatcaaacaaattacCTCTAACGTGGACTCTAACTAGTAGTGTCCGGAGACAATTTGATTcactttttataatttaacttctgaaaatgaaaataacaaccTTTGGATAAGTTTTGTGAGCATGCAGTCAGCAACAACACCACCCTTCTCCCAAGTCTTGACCTTCCGACCAAAGCTTGAAACTTTCCAACCAAAAACTCCGACCCTTTTCAGCTATCCTACAATGGGTTCAGTTTCTAAGTTCggaacaaaaataaaaccacTATTAGCCTTGAGtaattcttcttcatcatcatcatcagcaaTAACAACAAGTGATGATGGGTTTGTTACATTGATTGAGTATTTGGGTAAGGGAGGAGGAATTGGTGTGAATGATGATTTGGTGGTTTTGATTGATCACATACAGTATGCTTGTAAGAGAATTGCAGCTCTTGTTGCTTCTCCTTTCAATTATAGTATTGGGAAACAAACGGATGTTCCAGCTAGTGGTTCTGATAGGGATGCTCCAAAGCCTCTTGATATTCTCACGGTATGTTTTATATatgttataagttttttttttttatataagctatcttggagaacttatgaaaataagctcaAAAAAGCATATGGAAATAGGCTGAGAACAACTTATGTATATGTTGTTTTCATAGACTCTCCCAAAGAGTCTCACAAGTttttatgtcagtagataaactcaGATAAGtcaattcaattaatttttagatTGTTGTGGTTAGTTGTGTGATGTTTTTCCATTGTGTTTGTGTGTGATTTTATTGGGAATGATGACAAAAGGGGGTtgttgaaaatgagttatataAGTTAAGGTAAACATGAGATGAGGGTTTCATTCCATGCTTGTTTCCATGTGCATCAGTTGAATCACTCATGGAAAGTTAATGTAAACTAACCCTTATCTCTAAGTTGTAGAACGCCATTTACTTTGATTGCTGATAGTGATATATCTACTTAAACCTTTAAGAATGCGTATGTTAGAGTGTTGGTGGTTATCCTCATGACTCAAATCGATGTATCTAATTCTTGCATAAGATATATAACCTATATTACCATTGCGAGTCGCGACAAGCAGTTCTATGAATGTTATTAAATGGATTGTTAGGCTAATAATTTTGATCTCATATCAGCATTCGagttattttcaattaaactCATTATGTCTATAAATGGCGTAATTTACTTTATTAATAAAATCctttattaaagaaaaagagCATCTGATTAATCAATTCTCCCCACCATGCATCATTGCAGAATGAGATTATCTTGTCATCACTTCAAAAATCTGGAAAAGTGGCTGTCATGGCTTCTGAAGAAAATGATGCACCAACTTGGATAAGTGACGATGGTCCATATGTGGTCGTGACAGATCCCCTAGATGGTTCACGAAATATCGATGCATCCATTCCAACTGGTACAATTTTCGGTATCTATAAGCGCCTTGAGGAGCTAGATGATCTACCAACAGAGGAGAAGGCTTTACTGAATTCACTTCAAAGTGGAAATAGGCTGATAGCTTCTGGTTATGTTCTCTATTCATCTGCAACTATACTCTGCATTACCTTCGGCTCTGGAACACATGCATTCACTCTCGACCGCTCAACAGGAGACTTCATTCTCACAAATCCAAGCATTAAAATTCCTCCCCGCGGTAACACATGCACTTTAATTATAACATACACAATATAAATGTTTGCAAATCTAATATTAACCTTCCTAATTTCATAGATACTTTATAACTCCTGTCTTCTGTTATATTATCCGATGTTGGAAACATCTTAAATAAGGTTAATTTCCTTTAGTTGGATATTGTCATTGTTTTCTTTCTTCGTGTAGAAGTTAATGCTTATAGTTTAAGGCCCTGTTTAGATAAATAGCTTAATTATGCGCTTATAGCATAAACCCTTATCATATAAGCTATacattgttttcataagctatcctaaAGAGTCGGCTTAGAGACACGTCAAAAGTTGTTTCgactgaaaacaacttatgatgaACATGTCAAAAGTTGTTATCATAAGTACtaccaaacagtctcacaactCACAAATGTTTATGCTAGTAGATAAGCTCGAATAAACTAATCGAAACCTCCCCTAAGTTTATGTTGCTGACTACTCTCTTGTTTTGTTACTCAGGGCAAATATATTCTGTGAATGATGCAAGATATTTCGATTGGCCCGAAGGTTTAAGGAAATATATAGATACTGTGAGACAAGGAAAAGGCAGGTACCCTAAGAAGTACTCTGCAAGGTATATATGTTCTCTAGTGGCTGATCTCCACCGAACTTTGTTGTATGGGGGTGTGGCGATGAATCCGAGGGACCACCTTCGTCTTGTCTATGAAGCAAACCCTCTTAGTTTCATTGTGGAGCAAGCTGGTGGAAGAGGGTCTGATGGAAAAAGTAGGATTCTTTCCCTTCAACCAGTTAAACTGCACCAAAGACTTCCTCTCTTTTTAGGGAGTTTGGAAGATATAGAAGAGTTGGAAAGTTATGGAGATGTACAACAAAAAGTAAATCCTGGTTATGAGGTTTGATGCTATAGCATTGAAATTTTGAGTGTTCAACCTTCATGTTTCCTAACTATTTTTGTTCTTTATATATCTTTTGTAAACATCatttgtgttaatatatactttgcactttatttttctttttcatggtTGTAAACACATAAATGGAATCCTCTCTCACTTTCTTCTCTTCACTTATTGTTAAAGTTTTATGGTGATTTGAGTAGGAAtgcttttcatttttcaaaaggAATGGAGAGCTCTCCATTTCTATGGCTTTAAGTGTATAAATGTTTTAGCATGATTTAAAAATGTGTGCATTCATACCCTTCAAAATGTTAAGGGTTTTGGGTCCGTTAAGCAAATAGTTAGGGGTTCAATCTCTGACTCTTGTGTATGAATATTTTCTCATGTGTATGAATAGGTAGATATCGGATGTTTAGCAACGCATGTGTGGTATTTGAATGCAATCAAATAAACATGATTAATATTCGATCACTTCATTATagtaaaaaacaatgaaaacttttttaaaaaaaaatcgatcaCTTCGTTAACCATAATAACATATCGGATAACCCAAGAGCACTTAGATGAGATGGTGCGGGTCTCTTATAGCTTAACCAAGGTGTTGGGTTCGATCTTTGGCTTGGGCCTGCAGCAGTATTAAAACTCTTATGGAGAGTTTGCCACTCATTTGGGTTCCACGAGGCTCGAGGGATTAGTTTCTACAGTTGCGTGCAGAGGATACTTGATTTACACCAAAAAAATATCGGATGCACatcattatatataaaaaaaaaacacataacgGTTACACATCATTATTATACATAACTGTTATTGATGACACATTATTAGCTAATTAAGATTCGCATTGTAAAACCAAATTGTGTAACATTTGAAATTATGGAATGTTAGTAAATAGCATTTGGTTCAACTAACTAAACAAGGTTTGTTTGGTAGTGATAAATTGGATAAACTAAAAGTTTGTTATAATTGTGataaaacaagttttttttttttactttcatcaccaatttaatctggttcgaaggtcagttctggcatcaagtgttTTCAGCCACCTCCGATCGTAGTTGTGGGGGaccgaaccgtgatcctccctaccaaagttcagcgtcaatcacaaCTAAACTAACTAACGATCGCTAAGAAAcgacaacaaaaaaagaaacgaCAACAATTATAGGGAAATggcttttgaataaaatattccTACAAAACAATGCAATGGGAaatcattttattaatattcTTGAAACATTTTTCTATAATAATATGTCCATCAATGGATAattaccataaaataaaaactataaaattctttaaaaaaagttagaagaaaaatggtataaataatattttctataattaaaaaaaaaattgaaggtaaAATGTTTTACTTTGACCATTTTGCTAggaatattattagtggatgtcaTGGCTCATGTAATTGGCCCATTATATTTAcctatatatatagatatcaTGTATCAGTATAATGTAACTTTAATCCTAATAGTGAATAACATACactattttttctctcttttctctcttcttcatcttcatattAAAATTCCAATTCCCATAGGTGTAGACATCTTTGACACACATTTCTAAATCATAGATATCCACATACAAGACCTTATCTGCTAATTTACCAGTACCAGACCAATTAGAGAACCAGAAAGAGGAATTATCATTACCCAAGCGATAATCAAAACCCTCTCTGAGAGTCAAAAGGGCTTTCATGATAGCATTCCATGTAACCGATCCTTTCTAATGAATTGCTTTTGAGATTGCTTATGCATGTCTgaattttatacatttttttatgatgcaaaaaataattattatattattgaatATGTATTGAAGAGCCAAAAGATTCTTCAATCCAATAatttgtgcttcaattgcacTAATAAATTACATCAtaaagttcttgaagaactttaaaatttaatttattagtgcaattgaagcacaaattattgtaaaccagaagtttacaagtCGTATTAAATTTATCTTTGGCAAGACCGGTTGGATAATCTCGGATTTttatgatgcgaaaaaaaaaatatagatatgtATTGAAGGGCCCgaagttccttcattctaataatttttttatgtgttactagttaccaaaagaaattgataatttgagaaattGGATCATTTAGACATTtgacttgaattgatgcatcaactaaattggtcacatgcatatttactcacaaccagaagtttgtgagattattttctcaaatagttttgttaagatctcattttctaaattcttagaaaatatttgataagtatctTATGTCAATTGAAATTACTATGAAACATCCGGTAGTATGTtcatacaagaaaaaaaatggacttgaagatccattctttatacgtctaaagttaattacatgaccgatacttatgagatcatgACTTCTAATTTATATAATGCACTAAGAGGAgttattaaagaatattgggaaaaaaatatttgatatgaatctccatATATTATAAAGTTTTTTGAGATagaaaaattggagaattatCTACAGCCCTGAAGGCTAATTACCAAGTGATGAgttaattttccaaatattaGGGGGAGAGAATAAGCaactgaaaaatatgaaccagaagttcaaatgaatcacttgaaataaaataatgttattatctcacattgatcctcatag
This portion of the Trifolium pratense cultivar HEN17-A07 linkage group LG3, ARS_RC_1.1, whole genome shotgun sequence genome encodes:
- the LOC123912773 gene encoding fructose-1,6-bisphosphatase, chloroplastic, with product MQSATTPPFSQVLTFRPKLETFQPKTPTLFSYPTMGSVSKFGTKIKPLLALSNSSSSSSSAITTSDDGFVTLIEYLGKGGGIGVNDDLVVLIDHIQYACKRIAALVASPFNYSIGKQTDVPASGSDRDAPKPLDILTNEIILSSLQKSGKVAVMASEENDAPTWISDDGPYVVVTDPLDGSRNIDASIPTGTIFGIYKRLEELDDLPTEEKALLNSLQSGNRLIASGYVLYSSATILCITFGSGTHAFTLDRSTGDFILTNPSIKIPPRGQIYSVNDARYFDWPEGLRKYIDTVRQGKGRYPKKYSARYICSLVADLHRTLLYGGVAMNPRDHLRLVYEANPLSFIVEQAGGRGSDGKSRILSLQPVKLHQRLPLFLGSLEDIEELESYGDVQQKVNPGYEV